The nucleotide sequence gagatcaaagagaatgcgacgaaggagctgaaggccatcccttcgtcggccaaccaggggtgcatggaggattGGGTGCACATGGTTGGAAAACGTGTGTTGCTTCAAACGGatcatattttgaaggcgatgaaataaatttgcctgaaatttaactctgttttgggGGTTACGGTAATCCCCCAATTGTATTTTGTTGCTGTATAGATAAGTTTTTATAAGACACTGtcaaaattagaataaaaaaatgtttagggaTTCGTACTAGAACAAAAAATTCgcgtaaaaatatgtattaattatTATTGAAGAACCgcgttatttcaaaatcttgtaaAAATATACCGTACAAAAAGAGTGTAATGTCTTTATTTATTGGGTTGGCAagtaagtaattgcggatttttttttagaaaatcaaatataattttttcatggaactaaataacttcaTTCTGTAcggtattgcccattttgatcaatgaccttttgccttctttcaggcagcatcataatcacGCGtgcataaaacttctggtttttattagcaaaaaactggatcaggtacgatttgacatcatcatcattattgaaatttttaccattcaagtagttttttaaagatcgaaacaaaaaataatcagaTAGTgaaaggtcaggactatatagTGGATGTGGCGAAACATCCGAAGCAAGCTCCAATAGTTTTGGCCGAgtgaccaaagatgtgtgtgaccTTGCAATGTCATGATGAAATACAATACTTTTCCAATTGGTCAATTCGggtcgcttttcttcaactgcattgtttaatttcgttagttgttcaatttaGACATCAGAATTAATCTTTCGGTTGGGGGGTAAGatttcaaagtagacaattcctttgtaatcccaccaaactgatactcgtaacaaaaccttcttttgatgtaTATCAGCTTTTTATGTTGTTTAaattggttcacctggcctgcttcacgatcttttccgcttgatattgttgtaaacaacccatttttcatcgccagttatcagtcgttttaaaaatggatcattttcattatgttcctttggcaaatcgcagctgttaatgcgtttcgttaaatgcgtttctttcagttcgtaaggaacccatgtatcgagtttttgaacattgtCAAGTTGTtctaagtgattttcaatgcatgtttGTGTTACATGAAGCTTCtttgcaatctcacgtgttatactgtgacgatccgaatcgattattgtttGATGAGGGCGTCATCAAcatcaactggacgaccagagcgttttgcATCTTTGAGTAAAAagtcaccagaacgaaatttggcaaacaagTTTTGACGcagccgttcttttaaggcttcgtcaccataaacagcacataactttttatgagcttgggATGCGCCAAACGAAAattacgcaaccgatcaaacaacttttttttactgattggtagctgaattgccaacatcaaataacaaaatgtgtttttcatttgtactacgtctgcaaaccttaCAATTCAACGGAAGCCATCTATAAGTggaatccgcaattacttagttaccaacccaatatacaatataaatttggattttttgaatattggtgtctttttggttcactgtagatgcatataaaaatttattttcaatttttatttttatttgtaagtacaatacgtataaagtatacaaaacacatttaaagtaaataatggcaatatattttcataattaaataTAGTATAGAAAACTATTAATAAGAAACACATTCGTTTTAATATTATGTACAAACATTTTAAGTCTTTTCTTTCCTAccacaaggtgacgcaaaattaatcactccaatcggaagatttctaatttttttcgtacGTCACTCATATTGCCCACTTGTGACAGCTGCATTATAAAAACagccaagcaatggagcgcgtaaaggtccaaATAAAGAAATCCATCacttaaatcattttttgttttatttagtaaaaaagtaaaataaaattgtatgacCAATTTGGCACCACTGGTATAAAGAGATGTGTCTCATCTACCCTACTTCGCCCTGTAAACCAACAACTACTGCATGCTTAGTAACCCTAAACTTAGCACACATAAAATCGCAACTACTTGGAGGTACAtctgatatagtaaatatgtatacgAATCACTTTTCAGTCACAACTATAGTGATGCTATTTTTGTCCGAACAAAGAGCTGTATTAAGTGCAGTATCCAAAGCTTCCATGCTATCTGCCAGCGCGGACGCTACTTCGTCATTTTGTGGCACCACTTTGTAGTCGCCGTCGCTAGGTGGGAGTGGCACTTTGTTTGTACTTGGTGTTTGCATTTCAGCGTCCAACGAATTATCAAAGTTCGGTGGTATTAAACGATTTCTAAAACAATAATAAGTATCAGTGTAAGTGTTGGTTACTCAAGTTTCTTCGAAACACTCAAACTCACTTTGATAACAGCAACCATATCATCGCCGCGAACATCATCACCGACGTAAAACCGAAGGTCCAGTAAGTACCATAACGTGTGTAAATTACACCAACGAAAACAGGTCCCAAAACACGCGATAAACACCCTGCACCGGTCATCAGACCCATCCATACGCCTTGCGGTCGTGGTCCCAAAACCTTGGAGAAAATCGTTTGTATCAACGTCACACCAATCGGATAGCCAATCGATGTGAATGCATAGCCGATTATAAATTGTGTGAGCGTCAACGCCGGTGTACGTTCACACCAAGGTTGAGTTTTGGGACAACCTAGAAAAATTTCATCATTCGGACCGAGATCTATTGTAGCATTGCCCGTAAGTGGTATTGTCACATTGTAGACTTCTGCAGTAATAGGTGGTCCATCACCCCAAGGTATGTACAGCACGCGACCCAGTACCATCAACGAAAAGCCACCCCAGATGAGTACATAATGTTCGGGGAAGATTTTGCAAAGTGGATTGATGGCAACAAACGTGACGAGTGCAACAATGGCGCCCACTGACATCAGTATGCCCATATAATAGAGCGCATCATGATTACTCCATGCGAATTGATCCATGGTGAGCGATGTGCCGAGTCTGCAAGAGAAAAGATGTAAAATGATGAGCTAGAACTGAACAAATCTAAGAAAGTACACAGTAGGTAAGCGAAAACAAAACAGCGGCTGAGACTTATCGAATGCTCTCAAATACTTGATGTGACACTGTAAGCAGTATGAACGCCCCAAGAGTcgttatttttatgtaaaagccAGTCGTACCAAGGGAAACAGAAAATTAACGAAGATTCAGAATTGGAGGTTGAAAGGTCATTTTCTGCTTGTGATCAGTTGCTTCAAAGCCACATATTTAAGGGGTGTCTACATCGCAACTAACAACTCCCTGGCGACTAAAAATGAGTCCACTACAATAATCCGAAGTCTAGAAAGTCATGGCGAAAGCACAGACATCCATATCAACGGCCAGACCGAAGGTTATGCTCTTTATTTGGTGCCGATGTTATTGTattataaatcataaatcactATTGTAAGAGGCGGTCACCGTAACCCATTGAGTTGgtatgtgactaccattcgggagtacgTAGATTCGAGTCTTCGAGcatggaacaatttttttttaatagcgctcgcccctcggcaggcaatggcaaaccaacgagtgtgtttctgccatgaaaaagctcttcataacaACTATTTGCTGTTCAGAGTTGGCTTAAACTGTAGGtacttccatttgtgaaacaacaccaagacgccaattatttatttttttattgtaagctGAAActctataaaacaataattagGTCTTGCGTTACTTATGCTGCTGAGACCTGCATTATCGTCTACATTACAACGATGAACGTCTAGCTGAGCTAAAGGAATTTAAAATCGCCGACATCAAGCTTCAGCGTCTTAAGTGGGCTGGATATGTTCTGAAACCCAACAGAAGTTGTAAAAAAGATCTATAATAGTAAGCTGTGCCTTATAATAGGACCCGCCCAAGAAAACTTGGATTGGCACAATTCATGACGACACCAAGATCTTTGGACTGAAAAACTGGAGGATGTCTGCAAAGGATCAGAATTCTTGCTCGAAGTTATTAAGGGAGGCCAAGGTTCAATCCGGACCGTCACGCCAACAATACTGATGCTGATGATGATAAGCGAGTGAAACCAGTACAGAGTACCGATATCGAATGTATGTAGTATACATTCTGGATAtagtagcaggttaaactcctacttatccagaatcgaccctgaCATACCCAATTTCAGCATGTGAAAGCACACCACACGATACTAACCATCCTTTAACATGACCTATCAACcctactcacctaacacccctctaTCTCTGGactcaacctgtcgaaacaacaCGTTTTCTGgatctaccgttagatgagttagtaagctgctacaacaacaacaaccaatatCGAATGGAATGAATACAGGTGGGCTGGGCTCAACTAAAATTAAACTGTTTAGTTATCTTTAGGGCGCAACTTCTTATAGGTATCTAGAGGAACTATAATGACGAAACTCTCACAAAAGATAAATGAGCTATTCGAATTTCCGCTCCAACATTTCTTCTCTTCGATGGGGTAATAGCCTcccatatataagtacatatcaaTTAGAGCAACACACAACCGTAAATTCAGGGAATACAAATTTGGGCTCTCCGAAACACAATTGTGAGactaacttcggctgccacgccCTCAGGATTTCGACAGCAGAATTATTACACTCGtcaaatcagtcgttgttcagacggtaaCGAATTAACATTCGCGGAGActgctttgatttttttcttatatcaccaatAGAATCTCAGTTTTTGTCGCTGAAAGCCGGTTAAccgtctgatgttggccacacctcctTCTATATGCTTCCCACAAAGACAGATTGATTGAGAGAGCACTGCATAAGGTTGAAGGACCGCTAAGACAGGTAAAaatttgcaattcattcactcTTCTTTGAATGCTGTAGGACTAGAACCTTTCATTATTCTTTGGGTCAGTTATTGCAAAGTCTCTCCTCAGAGTACGATTTTATACCTTCAGCCCAACACATGAGTTCGATACCAAAATGCGCATATGTTCTTCAACCGCTTTAAAAACCACCAAATCTCTTATCACTTCTTTAATCGGTCTGAACAAGATTTCCAATATGTTAATGTATAGAATCTCTCAAATTTTTCCTTGTACTATTCATGAAGCGCAGAAAAATCGACGCAAAAGCTTCAATCACCGACCGCAAATAGATTCGCCTTTCGCTTTCACTCTTGCTATTTTCCCCCTCACGGATTGATATTTCCAAGAAGATATTTGGTGTGAGGATGAGTTATCCCACGCAGCAGTAGGGAGAGAAGAAATGAAATTCACAATGCTGTGCGAGTCACTGCTCAGAGTAGGGTTCTATACTCTCGGCTCGTGATCCACATGCTGAAAAAAACTTCGATTTCACACTAACTCGATTACTATTCTGATCGTGTGACGATTCCTTTGGACGGTCACTAAAATAATACAATCTGCACTTAATGACTTGCCCAAGTAGAGAGGAAGGAAAGTCCTGAGGTTTAATCTCTCCAAAACCAAACTGATCCTATCTATGAGATCTATGTAAAAACTGTATCCGAATCGAAAAATCGAGTATTactcatattttcatatttcaatttttttagcttcGAAAGGTTGAGTCgctcaaatacaaaaaattaactcgATTTTACTGGAAAGACCCAACATAAAAACCGCAACAGCAGGATGCTGTATTGGCTTGCTGCTTGTCCAcactgctcttcgaagttattcggcgaatgtaagacaaaactgaactgtattacaaaacacaacaaagtttgtcttatttgggtgcctggacattggggtattacagggaacgagttagctgataaactggctaatgaaggatctgcaagtatgccactaggctctgaaccctttctaggtgtcaattccgcatcgattcaactatggattgacgacttcattaggtctacccatagaggacgttggtctgggttTAGCTCGTGCAGAGTAGTCAAGTGCTTTGTGAGAGAACCAAGCAGGAAAAAAGCGACCTTTCtcttaaaactcagcagaaaggacctgagagtactggtggatgtaatcacagggcacaacgcctgtggtcagcatatggctgccatgggggtcgtagacagcctaatatgcctatcctgtcttgaggatgacgacactgtagagcattttctctgtagctgtccggcgttttccagaatcagacttaggatattgggttgcgatatacggagaaagttcatactcttcctcttccggatctcttaagatccatcaatgaatccaagagatttgtggaagagtgacctcaaactaatttatccgtcttaccacccacattttatctcttctatcgctattctttctacttaaatctatccgggtgtagtacaatggtcttctgactgagtgcttggacttgtcccaccccccacaaatctaatctaatctaatctagatTGCAGAACAGGTTTGATAAATTCCAGTTACTTACGTTTCGAGCAGCACAAAGTTGAAGACCAGCACGAAGAATGCCATAATTAAAGTCCACGCCGACACGTAGTCCGGTTTAATGGCCTTCCACGTTTCACGCTCCGAACTTTTGCCCTGCCTTATCATGATTTCGCGTGCGGCTATCTTATGTTCCTATAAATAACGAAAAATGAAGGATATGCAAGATAAGAGTTGGCGAGTAAAGATCGCCTCAAATATTTCCACTTACTTCAAATAGTCCCGGCAGAAACATGATAAAGTTTCCGATGCTCATTATAACATTTATCCAACCGCACGCCGTGTACATGTTGAAGACCAGAGCACCCCAAAAAAAGGTATAACCGGTATTGCCTAATGGCGTAACGGCTGTTTGTAGGCCCGGACCAACAATGAAGCCCAATACCTGAGCTAATGAGACCATCGAAACTGCTTTCGTGCGTTCACTGAGACGTGTTGCAGCAGACAAATACGAACGACAAACAGCAATATTTGCCGA is from Anastrepha ludens isolate Willacy chromosome 4, idAnaLude1.1, whole genome shotgun sequence and encodes:
- the LOC128860379 gene encoding major facilitator superfamily domain-containing protein 8; amino-acid sequence: MGNCSNCFSKSQKLPDDVNDGLETLAEYQSRWRSVRVIYFTMFLMSLGFSIILTGIWPYLNKLDPHAGKEFMGLIVAANPLGQMIFSPLFGWWSNKLASIRLPLLCSLALFTFASGLYSALEMRPDNVKYWMLTARFLIGVSSANIAVCRSYLSAATRLSERTKAVSMVSLAQVLGFIVGPGLQTAVTPLGNTGYTFFWGALVFNMYTACGWINVIMSIGNFIMFLPGLFEEHKIAAREIMIRQGKSSERETWKAIKPDYVSAWTLIMAFFVLVFNFVLLETLGTSLTMDQFAWSNHDALYYMGILMSVGAIVALVTFVAINPLCKIFPEHYVLIWGGFSLMVLGRVLYIPWGDGPPITAEVYNVTIPLTGNATIDLGPNDEIFLGCPKTQPWCERTPALTLTQFIIGYAFTSIGYPIGVTLIQTIFSKVLGPRPQGVWMGLMTGAGCLSRVLGPVFVGVIYTRYGTYWTFGFTSVMMFAAMIWLLLSKNRLIPPNFDNSLDAEMQTPSTNKVPLPPSDGDYKVVPQNDEVASALADSMEALDTALNTALCSDKNSITIVVTEK